The Thermonema lapsum genome window below encodes:
- a CDS encoding asparaginase, giving the protein MPVHQVIEIDTALPKPPRAHVLVLYTGGTLGMQYDPSGQYLVPFDFSQTLERLPELRRFDFRITVITLTPLLDSANITPAHWQEWASIIEEHYAAYDGFVILHGTDTMAYSASALSFMFENLTKPIIFTGAQLPIGEARNDARSNLITALEIAAMKHTDGRARVPEVCVYFDYHLWRGNRVKKVESEDFDAFDSPNYPFLAKAGIRIRFQDSYILPHPSEKPMQVHKHFDPAVALVRLYPGMPLSLMEAVLLHPAAKAVVLQSYGSGTAPTDAHFLRLLEKALQADKILLNVSQCYGGRVVQGAYETSYTLEKIGVLSAEDMTVEAAITKLMFLLGKESPKEELKRLIKENLRGEITK; this is encoded by the coding sequence ATGCCTGTTCATCAAGTCATAGAAATAGATACGGCGCTGCCTAAGCCACCCCGTGCCCATGTGTTGGTGCTTTACACCGGTGGCACCTTAGGTATGCAATACGACCCCTCCGGGCAATATTTAGTACCCTTCGATTTCAGCCAAACGCTGGAACGCCTGCCCGAATTGCGGCGTTTCGACTTTCGGATTACGGTCATTACCCTCACCCCCTTGCTCGACTCTGCCAACATCACCCCCGCACACTGGCAAGAGTGGGCTTCTATTATTGAAGAGCACTACGCCGCTTATGATGGTTTTGTGATTTTGCATGGCACCGATACTATGGCGTATAGTGCTTCGGCATTGAGCTTCATGTTTGAGAACCTCACTAAGCCCATCATCTTTACAGGTGCACAGTTGCCTATAGGTGAAGCCCGTAACGATGCCCGCTCCAATTTGATTACCGCTCTCGAAATAGCTGCTATGAAGCACACCGATGGGCGCGCACGGGTGCCCGAAGTCTGTGTGTATTTTGACTACCACCTATGGCGTGGCAATCGCGTAAAAAAGGTAGAGAGCGAAGATTTCGATGCTTTCGATTCGCCCAATTATCCTTTTCTGGCAAAAGCAGGCATTCGCATTCGTTTTCAAGATAGTTACATCTTGCCGCACCCTTCGGAAAAGCCGATGCAGGTGCATAAGCACTTTGACCCTGCCGTGGCGTTGGTGCGTTTGTACCCCGGCATGCCCCTGTCGTTGATGGAAGCAGTATTGTTACACCCGGCAGCCAAAGCAGTGGTTTTACAAAGCTACGGCTCGGGAACTGCCCCTACCGATGCCCATTTTTTAAGACTTTTGGAAAAAGCCTTGCAAGCCGATAAAATCTTGTTGAATGTGTCGCAGTGTTATGGCGGGCGGGTGGTACAGGGCGCCTATGAAACCAGCTACACCTTGGAAAAAATAGGCGTTTTGAGTGCCGAAGACATGACAGTAGAGGCGGCAATCACCAAGCTCATGTTTTTGCTCGGAAAAGAAAGCCCTAAAGAAGAGCTAAAAAGACTAATCAAAGAGAATTTGCGCGGCGAAATCACCAAATGA
- a CDS encoding TatD family hydrolase, whose product MHWTDTHCHLYLPEFENDRSAVVSLALAQGVHRIILPNIDSNSIGSMLRLEEAYPGQCFAAMGLHPCSVKENFEEELRLVEEWLHRRPFVAIGEMGTDRYWDTSFWEQQVEAFKIQANWAKKMGLPLIIHCRESMDETIDLLEQLQDGSLQGVFHCFNGSVEQAARIEALGFYVGLGGVTTFKKAGMERVVPQLNPARILLETDAPYLSPVPYRGKRNEPAYIPLIAQRVAELLGCSLEQLSAQTEENVQRLFFDQKS is encoded by the coding sequence ATGCACTGGACCGACACACATTGTCATTTGTATCTACCAGAATTTGAAAACGACCGCTCGGCGGTAGTCAGTCTTGCCCTTGCACAAGGCGTGCACCGCATCATATTGCCCAATATTGACAGCAATTCTATTGGCAGTATGTTACGCTTAGAAGAGGCTTATCCGGGGCAATGTTTTGCTGCGATGGGCTTGCATCCCTGTTCCGTGAAAGAAAATTTTGAAGAGGAATTGCGTCTGGTAGAAGAGTGGCTACACCGCCGTCCTTTTGTGGCAATAGGGGAGATGGGTACCGACCGCTATTGGGATACTTCCTTCTGGGAGCAGCAAGTGGAGGCTTTTAAGATTCAAGCCAATTGGGCAAAAAAAATGGGCTTGCCGCTGATTATCCATTGCCGCGAGTCGATGGATGAAACTATAGACTTACTCGAACAATTGCAAGACGGTAGCTTGCAAGGCGTTTTTCATTGTTTCAACGGCTCGGTCGAACAGGCAGCGCGTATCGAAGCACTTGGCTTTTATGTAGGGCTGGGAGGAGTAACTACCTTCAAAAAAGCAGGGATGGAGCGGGTAGTGCCCCAGCTGAACCCCGCCCGCATTTTGCTGGAAACAGATGCGCCTTATTTAAGCCCTGTGCCTTACAGAGGCAAACGCAACGAACCAGCATATATTCCACTTATTGCCCAGCGAGTGGCTGAGCTGCTGGGCTGCTCTCTTGAGCAACTCTCTGCACAAACCGAAGAAAACGTGCAACGCCTGTTTTTTGACCAAAAATCATAA
- a CDS encoding AMP nucleosidase — protein sequence MKTKEEIVRDWLPRYTGTPLEEFRDYILLTNFHSYVEMFAEKFNVPIRGLDKPMQTASSDLITIVNFGMGSAMAATVMDLLSAVAPKAVLFLGKCGGLKKDISVGDLILPIAAIRGEGTSNDYMPPEIPALPSFRLQKAVSAMIVKNNLDYWTGTVYTTNRRVWEHDTNFKEYLRKTRVMGIDMETATLFIVGFVNKIPHGALLLVSDVPMIPEGVKTSESDKYVTRQFAPIHLQIGIDSLTELAISGESVKHLRFE from the coding sequence ATGAAGACAAAAGAAGAAATCGTAAGAGACTGGCTGCCGCGCTATACAGGCACACCACTGGAGGAGTTTAGAGATTACATACTGCTCACTAACTTCCACAGCTATGTGGAAATGTTCGCCGAGAAATTCAATGTACCTATTCGTGGGCTTGACAAACCCATGCAAACAGCATCCTCTGACTTGATTACCATTGTAAATTTCGGTATGGGTAGTGCCATGGCGGCAACCGTCATGGACTTGCTCTCTGCTGTAGCTCCCAAAGCCGTTTTATTTTTGGGTAAATGCGGCGGTTTGAAGAAAGACATTAGCGTGGGTGACCTCATCCTACCTATTGCCGCCATACGAGGCGAAGGAACAAGCAATGATTATATGCCGCCCGAAATTCCTGCCTTACCTTCATTCCGTTTGCAGAAGGCGGTGTCTGCCATGATTGTGAAAAACAACTTGGATTACTGGACGGGCACAGTGTACACTACCAACCGCCGAGTGTGGGAACACGATACTAACTTCAAAGAGTATTTGCGCAAAACGCGTGTGATGGGCATCGACATGGAAACTGCCACCCTGTTTATTGTAGGTTTTGTCAATAAAATACCTCATGGGGCGCTCCTGCTCGTGTCTGATGTGCCCATGATTCCGGAAGGTGTGAAAACCTCTGAAAGCGACAAGTACGTGACGCGTCAGTTTGCCCCCATCCATCTGCAAATAGGCATCGATTCGCTTACAGAACTGGCTATTTCGGGTGAGTCGGTGAAGCATCTGCGCTTCGAATAA
- the lgt gene encoding prolipoprotein diacylglyceryl transferase, whose amino-acid sequence MAVASIGMLFFSFLSVNCYLWAKELPMYLLFIRWDVDPAIVEVFGREIRWYGLMFAIAFLLGSNILAKIFKIEGKPEKDLDKLTVYVIIATIVGARLGHCLFYQPDYYLANPMEILKIWEGGLASHGAAIGILTALYLYSRSRPSQPFLWVTDRVVIPVALGGAFVRLGNLMNSEIVGKPTDLPWGFIFVRNGEDFARHPTQIYESLFYFFTFYVLWRLYQKYQTKLPHGALLGLFLVMVFGFRFLVEFVKDNQVPFEDQLPLNMGQILSVPAVLAGLWLMARAWKKEASKQA is encoded by the coding sequence GTGGCAGTTGCCAGCATAGGCATGCTGTTTTTTTCTTTTTTGTCTGTGAACTGCTATCTTTGGGCAAAAGAATTGCCTATGTATTTGCTTTTTATCCGCTGGGATGTGGACCCCGCCATAGTGGAAGTCTTTGGAAGAGAAATTCGTTGGTACGGATTGATGTTTGCCATCGCCTTTTTGTTGGGGTCAAATATTCTTGCCAAGATATTTAAGATAGAAGGAAAGCCCGAAAAAGACTTAGATAAGCTTACAGTTTATGTGATTATAGCCACCATCGTGGGGGCACGCTTGGGGCACTGCCTTTTTTACCAGCCCGACTATTATTTGGCAAACCCCATGGAGATTCTGAAAATATGGGAGGGGGGACTCGCCAGCCATGGAGCTGCCATAGGCATACTCACGGCTTTGTACCTCTACAGCCGCTCTCGCCCCAGTCAGCCCTTTTTGTGGGTTACCGACCGTGTGGTGATTCCCGTGGCACTGGGCGGCGCTTTTGTGCGCTTGGGCAACTTAATGAACTCGGAGATTGTGGGTAAACCCACTGACCTACCCTGGGGCTTCATCTTTGTGCGCAACGGAGAAGACTTTGCCCGCCACCCGACGCAGATTTATGAATCGCTCTTTTACTTCTTTACTTTTTATGTTCTTTGGCGTCTCTATCAAAAATACCAAACCAAGCTGCCCCACGGAGCTTTGTTGGGGCTGTTTTTGGTGATGGTTTTTGGCTTCCGTTTCTTAGTGGAATTTGTCAAAGACAATCAAGTACCTTTTGAAGACCAGCTGCCACTGAATATGGGGCAGATTTTGAGTGTTCCGGCTGTGCTGGCTGGTCTGTGGCTGATGGCACGTGCCTGGAAGAAAGAAGCAAGCAAACAAGCATAG
- a CDS encoding AMP-dependent synthetase/ligase, translating to MKEASHTSDSVPNFIEGIKPKETLLGKFYKWERERPESVYLRQPYGQKWKEMTFAEVGKEARRMAAYFASLGLKRGDHIGIIAKNHAYWIIADLAIMMGGYVSVPIYPNISRKQLEYIIRDSDIKLLLVGKLENWKLFYDAQFAVKHILALPDSNIMGLENWERIRNNYSPIEGYPNVDFDDLFTVIYTSGTTGNPKGVKLTHFAVAICLEVNRSLLELEGECRFFSYLPLAHSAERAAVEAFSLESGGTVSFFEHRETFLRNLREAAPTHFLAVPAVWQSFYEGIVRKMPASRLKMLLKIPLLNRLVKKKIRQGLGLHKAHMVITGAAPMPANLHRFFGELGLEIQEVYGITEMAAAVCIHRKGDVRPGTVGKPFPMVQLRIDPHSREIVVKAPWMFIGYYRDSRKTAEAIDAEGWYHTGDRGHLTEDGHLVLEGRLSDEFKTVRGLFVNPNVIEPLFALNENIGQVCVIGEGLLKPVALVTLSEKGQKEPDVVLKVGMEVTMNRINGELSDVEQIEKVIILPEAWTVENGLLTPTMKIRRKAIYARYAALLPTWLNHPEKVVFVSKEELSHLHEKDE from the coding sequence ATGAAAGAGGCATCTCATACAAGCGACAGCGTGCCTAATTTTATAGAGGGCATCAAGCCTAAGGAAACACTCTTAGGCAAGTTTTACAAATGGGAGCGGGAGCGTCCCGAAAGCGTGTATCTTCGCCAGCCCTATGGGCAGAAGTGGAAAGAAATGACCTTTGCCGAAGTAGGCAAGGAGGCGCGCCGCATGGCGGCTTATTTTGCTTCTCTTGGCTTGAAAAGAGGCGACCATATCGGCATCATCGCCAAGAATCATGCCTATTGGATTATTGCAGACCTGGCTATTATGATGGGGGGGTATGTGTCAGTACCTATTTATCCGAATATAAGCCGCAAACAGCTGGAATATATTATCCGAGATTCCGACATTAAGCTGCTGTTGGTGGGCAAGCTCGAAAACTGGAAGCTGTTCTATGATGCTCAATTCGCGGTGAAGCACATCCTTGCCTTGCCCGATTCCAACATTATGGGGCTCGAAAACTGGGAACGCATCCGCAATAACTACTCACCCATCGAAGGCTATCCAAATGTTGATTTCGACGATTTGTTTACGGTTATTTACACTTCTGGCACTACAGGGAACCCCAAAGGGGTTAAACTCACCCACTTTGCTGTTGCCATTTGTTTGGAAGTCAATCGCTCTTTGCTGGAGTTAGAAGGCGAGTGCCGCTTTTTCTCTTACTTGCCGCTGGCTCACTCGGCAGAGCGCGCCGCAGTGGAGGCTTTTAGCTTAGAGAGTGGGGGCACCGTGTCTTTTTTCGAGCACCGCGAAACGTTTTTAAGAAACCTGCGTGAAGCAGCACCCACCCATTTTTTGGCAGTGCCTGCCGTATGGCAGAGCTTCTATGAGGGCATTGTGAGGAAGATGCCTGCCTCGCGTTTAAAAATGCTTCTGAAAATACCGCTACTCAATCGTTTGGTGAAGAAAAAAATACGGCAAGGCTTGGGTTTGCACAAAGCGCATATGGTGATTACAGGCGCTGCGCCCATGCCTGCCAACCTCCATCGTTTTTTTGGTGAGTTGGGGCTCGAAATACAAGAAGTGTATGGAATTACGGAGATGGCAGCAGCTGTGTGCATACATCGAAAAGGAGATGTACGCCCCGGCACGGTGGGCAAGCCCTTTCCTATGGTACAACTGCGTATTGACCCCCATAGCAGAGAGATTGTTGTCAAGGCACCATGGATGTTCATAGGGTATTATCGCGACAGTCGCAAGACTGCCGAAGCTATAGACGCCGAAGGGTGGTATCATACCGGTGACCGTGGACACCTCACCGAAGACGGGCACCTGGTCTTGGAAGGGCGCCTGAGCGATGAATTCAAAACAGTGAGAGGGTTATTTGTGAACCCTAATGTGATAGAGCCTCTTTTTGCATTGAATGAAAACATAGGGCAGGTGTGTGTGATTGGTGAAGGGTTGTTAAAGCCCGTAGCACTTGTTACTTTGTCGGAGAAAGGGCAAAAAGAACCCGATGTTGTCCTGAAAGTGGGCATGGAAGTAACCATGAACCGGATAAACGGAGAGCTTTCCGATGTAGAGCAGATAGAAAAGGTAATTATTTTGCCCGAGGCATGGACTGTGGAAAATGGGCTGCTAACGCCCACCATGAAAATACGGCGCAAAGCTATTTATGCACGCTACGCAGCGCTACTTCCTACTTGGTTGAATCATCCCGAAAAAGTGGTTTTTGTGTCTAAAGAAGAGCTGAGTCATCTCCATGAAAAAGACGAGTAG
- a CDS encoding MFS transporter, with translation MEAIDEKQRKQAQRAWVLYDWANSVFSLVITSTIFPIYYEAIVQDHVPTVFGVSVSGSALFSYTVSLAFLIVALLSPFLTAIADYSGWRKQFMQLFCYLGSAACMGLFFFKDLDTLYWGLSAFLLGLVGFSGSIVFYNSYLPRIAPEEAYDRLSARGFAWGYVGSVLLLIICLLPILKPAWFGNISSSMASRLSFVLTGLWWMGFAQITFRGLPNDHSQHPHSKRWILNGLRELQKVVAEIKYQRLLKRFVVAFFFFTMGLQTIMYVATLFGTNELKLAADKLIITILILQLIAVPGAHLFSFLSSLWGNVRALQLALIVWAGVCVAAYYTYTESQFYGLAAVVGLLMGGTQALARATYAKLMPDDTDDTASYFSFYDISEKLAIVLGTFTYGFIDDLTGSMRNSALALMCFFLAGFFLLWLIPSRKVYRFSLKDIPTQTPK, from the coding sequence ATGGAAGCAATCGACGAAAAGCAAAGAAAACAAGCCCAACGGGCGTGGGTGCTCTACGACTGGGCAAACTCGGTTTTTTCGCTGGTCATCACCTCTACCATATTTCCCATTTATTACGAAGCCATCGTGCAAGACCATGTGCCCACTGTTTTTGGGGTGTCAGTATCCGGCTCGGCACTTTTTTCCTATACCGTATCGCTTGCTTTTTTGATAGTAGCCCTCCTTTCGCCTTTTCTGACAGCCATTGCTGACTATAGCGGCTGGCGGAAGCAGTTTATGCAACTCTTCTGCTATTTGGGCAGTGCTGCCTGTATGGGGCTTTTTTTCTTCAAAGACCTCGATACTTTGTACTGGGGGCTAAGCGCTTTCTTGTTGGGACTGGTCGGCTTTAGTGGTAGCATTGTCTTCTATAACTCCTACCTACCACGCATTGCGCCCGAAGAAGCCTACGACCGTTTGAGTGCCCGCGGCTTTGCTTGGGGCTATGTGGGTAGTGTGTTGCTGCTCATCATTTGCCTGCTGCCCATTTTGAAGCCAGCATGGTTTGGCAACATAAGCAGCAGCATGGCCTCGCGGCTTTCGTTTGTACTCACCGGCTTATGGTGGATGGGGTTTGCACAAATCACCTTTCGAGGGCTGCCCAACGACCACAGCCAGCACCCGCACAGCAAACGCTGGATACTCAACGGCTTGCGTGAATTGCAGAAGGTCGTGGCAGAAATCAAATATCAACGCTTACTCAAGCGCTTCGTGGTGGCGTTTTTCTTTTTCACTATGGGTTTGCAGACGATTATGTATGTAGCCACGCTTTTTGGCACCAATGAGCTGAAACTGGCAGCAGACAAACTCATCATCACCATTCTTATTTTGCAGCTTATTGCAGTACCCGGAGCGCATCTGTTTTCTTTCCTTTCTTCCTTGTGGGGCAATGTGCGTGCGCTGCAGCTGGCTCTTATCGTATGGGCAGGGGTTTGTGTGGCTGCTTATTACACCTACACCGAAAGCCAGTTTTACGGCTTGGCAGCAGTAGTAGGTTTGCTTATGGGGGGCACGCAGGCATTGGCACGGGCTACCTACGCCAAACTGATGCCCGACGATACCGACGATACCGCCTCCTATTTCAGCTTTTACGACATCAGCGAAAAGCTGGCTATTGTGCTGGGCACCTTTACCTATGGCTTTATAGACGACCTCACCGGAAGCATGCGCAACAGTGCGTTGGCACTCATGTGCTTCTTTTTAGCCGGCTTTTTCTTGCTGTGGCTGATTCCTTCACGCAAAGTTTACCGCTTCAGCCTGAAAGACATACCCACCCAAACGCCGAAATAA
- a CDS encoding 4Fe-4S dicluster domain-containing protein: MAIMITEECINCGACEPECPNTAIYEGGVEWRWADGTALEQVELEDGTVIDAHEPQPPLSDEFYYIVSGKCTECMGFHEEPQCAAVCPVDCCVEDPDYEETEEELLAKKAWLHGE; the protein is encoded by the coding sequence ATGGCTATAATGATAACAGAAGAATGCATCAATTGTGGTGCATGTGAACCCGAGTGCCCCAATACCGCCATATATGAAGGAGGCGTAGAATGGCGTTGGGCTGATGGCACTGCCCTCGAACAGGTAGAGCTCGAAGACGGCACGGTAATCGATGCACACGAGCCGCAGCCCCCCCTCTCCGATGAGTTTTATTATATCGTATCTGGCAAATGTACCGAATGTATGGGCTTCCATGAAGAACCTCAATGCGCGGCTGTATGCCCCGTGGACTGCTGCGTGGAAGACCCCGATTACGAAGAAACCGAAGAAGAACTGCTTGCCAAAAAGGCATGGTTGCACGGAGAGTAA
- a CDS encoding fumarylacetoacetate hydrolase family protein has product MKILAVGKNYAAHIEEMQSAYDKFSGEPVIFLKPDTALLRNNAPFYYPDFSKEIHHEVEVIVRICKEGKHIDEQFAHKYYDAVGLGIDFTARDIQAKLKQNSYPWDIAKGFDGSAPISEWIPKETFADLQNLHFHLEVNGEVRQQGNTSLMIFKIDFLIAYLSRFFTLKTGDIIFTGTPSGVGPVKIGDRLTAYLEGRKMLDFEIK; this is encoded by the coding sequence ATGAAAATACTGGCAGTAGGTAAAAATTATGCAGCGCACATCGAAGAGATGCAAAGCGCTTATGACAAGTTTTCAGGCGAACCGGTCATTTTTTTAAAACCCGATACCGCCCTCTTGCGCAACAATGCACCTTTTTACTATCCGGACTTCAGCAAAGAAATACACCACGAAGTGGAAGTGATTGTGCGCATATGCAAAGAAGGCAAACACATAGATGAGCAGTTTGCGCACAAGTATTACGATGCGGTGGGGTTGGGCATCGACTTCACCGCACGCGACATACAAGCCAAACTCAAGCAAAATAGCTACCCTTGGGACATAGCCAAGGGGTTCGATGGCTCGGCGCCCATCTCGGAGTGGATTCCGAAAGAAACCTTTGCAGACCTGCAAAACCTCCACTTTCACCTCGAAGTAAACGGCGAAGTGCGTCAACAAGGCAATACTTCCCTGATGATATTCAAAATAGACTTTCTGATAGCCTACCTGTCGCGCTTCTTTACACTCAAAACCGGCGATATTATCTTCACCGGTACGCCGTCGGGCGTAGGTCCTGTCAAGATAGGCGACCGCCTGACCGCTTACCTCGAAGGACGCAAAATGCTGGACTTCGAAATAAAGTAA